GCAAGTAATGTTTCAAAACTTGCTTTGACAGCTTGCGGATTTTCTATGCAGTCGTTAAGTCAGACAGAGGCAGATATCGGCTCGGCCGAAGGAGAGCAACAATACCCAACTTGTACAGCTAAGTGCACAGTGGAGGTTGTTGCAGAACTGGTAATGGATCCAAAGCAGACCCCAAATATCAGGAGAGCCCTTCTGCAGGACAGTGGGAAGCTATGTTGCTTCTTTGGTCATAGACAGAGTAATGACTCTGTCACCCATCCTCCCAGCTTTCAGTGACAGAGATGAGCGGCTTCGGGCAGTCTTCTATGGGAAAATTATGATGGTATGTTTATTTGTAGCGAGGATGGTGTTTCTGGTTGTGGGGCTATTATAAGAGATTCTTGTCATAGACGAATAGTTGCAGGGTCTAAGGCTATTTCTAAAGGGAAGTGTGTCTCATCATTTAATCTAGAGTTGGAAGGGGTTGCTTTAGGGATAAAACTTGCGAAGAAGTACAAGGTTTATCCTTTCTATCTCTACTGCCCTTCTGAAGAAGTTTCTCTGTTTGTCACCCAAAATTGGGGTCTGAAAAAGAGGTGTTACTGTAATGGCAAATGGGAAACTCTCTGCAAAGCTTGTTCGAAATTGGTTATAGAAGACGATGAAACTTCGCTAACTTTCACATTGTTATCCTCTAGTTTTGCTATTGTTTTTGTGAATCCGATGATTCACACAAGTTATTGTTTTAGTCGCAATTTTGAATCATCCATAATTttgaaaatggatgttcaaatgaacagatctgttcatttgaacatcgagTCGCACCATCAGACGCGCGTCTGTTGCAAGGATGCGCGCCATCACCAACAACTCGGGCGACAACCATCATGACGCGGAGATAGAAATGGATGTCGCTGGAGATAGAATGGATGTCCCCTCTCACATATTTTCTCTCCAAAACCTGATTATTATAATtatggtttattttttattatttattttattagttaaataatATGTGGGAccaaactcttattagtttatataaataaaatgatCAGTGGGACCCAACTCTTATTAATTTATGTTACTAAAATCAACAGTGGGACCCTAAAAtatcagatttgttcattttgccttATTTTCCATAGTGGAAAATGCAGTTTGTTTATCCACGAGGCtgaacaaatttttatttttgttcattgccataggaactgctctaagacATCCACATAGGATGACATTGACCCTAAGCATTGAAGATGCTTAGCTACTCACTGCACATGCTCCTAGTTCTTGATTGATGTCATTCTCTCTTGGAAAAAGGATGACTGGAGCTTTTATTGAACGGTACATGTCACTCAGTCATTCTCTGCCTAGCTATATGTCTGGTTGAAGCGTAAATAGCCTTGCAGGTGTTAGTGTCGGTGGAACATGGAAATTCTAGCATGGGTAGGATCTAGGCAAATAATGTATTCCGTGTACCGACCTTGCCAACGTGGGAACAATGATAGCTAGCTAGGGCCTAGGCTAACCCATGGCTAGGATCGCATGGAGGTGCTCCCACAAACACCTCAACAGTCGGTGAGAAATCTCATACTTATTTGCCTCTGGACATGAAGTTTTTATGTCAGATAAATGGATCATAATGAACCAAAATGAACTAACAAGCATTTCCGTTTCATGCATGCCTGGCTTTGTGAGTCTACAACGGAGGGAAAAGATTGATAAGTGGAAGAaacaattgtaccaaaatttcaTCTGTACTGTAACTTTAATATGCGGAATCGTGAAcaagattatgacagagtgaggtaTCCGTGGGAACTAAAATATCAACTATCAAGAATTATTCTTTTAACCATTTGAAATCAAGGCTTAATTGGGCCCCCGAAAAATAATTGGAGGCATCAACAAATTTATATCCACACCAGAAAAAATAAGTGGcttccaaaatgatggtgaaaataccattttatccttctcaaaaaaaataaccctaaaatcCTATTAAGACTTAATCTAGGCCCCCATTTCAATCTAACACAAAACCCACAAaacctttcttcttctcctctccctctttatcagttcctcctcatcctccaatAACGACCGTGGAGAAAAAAAATTCCATCTGATTCATCGTCGAAATCGTCGATGcgaaaactttaatcgacgattaacttcttctacaaacatgGCACGTACTAAGCAGACTGCGAGACTAGCCAATGAAATTATCAATCTCGTTGATAATGTTAAAGCGGCGAAGAAGTGTTCGAGaacaagcaagaaatcaaaaCCTCCGGACAAAAAAATGGCTCaaattagatggtatgtcctTTAAAACCTCCTACTCTAACTTGGGTtttagtttaatttgatgttctactgaaaattagggtttgaatccgagaaattgatttctcagaatGTGAGTCGTTAATCACGAAGTTTGAAtgtctaacgatttttcatatgcaTGTTGTGCTTCGTAGAAATCGTCAACCATTAGGGTTTAGGAGAAAACGATTCCTGTTGTAGTAATTTGTTTTTTAGGTTAGGATAGTTAACCAGTTTTGATTTCTTAACGATTTTTGACATCCATGTTGAAATAATCTGGAAATCGTTAGCCAATTGTTTAGGTGAAAACGACCCTGCGTGGTTTTTTTCTGACGACcgtttttattaatcaacgacTCCATGATTTTCCAAACCACCATTCTGTCCCAAATAATGAAAAGTCGTCCACTTAATTGGAATCAGCCAACGACTCTTATGGACGACCAATTTTAGAAGTGAACGACTCTGTAGCACACATATTTGATCTTCTGCCTAAAAAATAGGAAGAatcgttaagaaaaaaaaaatgcttgAATCGTTAAGTCTACAAATGAGAATCGTTGATGATATGCATGGAGTCGTTTGTTTTTGTAAGAGTcgtttgttttatgatttttttttgacgACTCTTAAATATATTTGTTGTTGGCCTTTCAGTAACAAGAATAAAAATGATAAGAATGTCTTGGTTACTCCTCCATCCAGACCTTCCCGCAACCAAAAATACCTAAATGCGGGTCTATTACGAGGAAAAACACCGAGTGAAGTAGCCTTAATTATCCGCAAACCTAGAGAACCATGTGTTGATTCCTCTgtatcgtcgtcttcatcatctgctATTGTATCTACAACCCCAAGCGATGAAGAATTAGAAGTCGCGGAACATGAAGAATTAGAAGTAGGTGAATATGATgcttatgatgatgaggaggatggtgatCAAGGTAATGGTGGGAATGGTGGGAATGGTGGTGATGGATTGAATGGTGGTAAAGAGGTGGCAGAGATTGAGGAAGAGGGGGATCAAGGTtatgatgaggatgaggatggaaatggtggtggtagcagtgatgaagaggatgatggtaatgatggAAATGGTAAGGAAAAAAATGATGGTAGTggcggtgatgatgatgatgatgatgatgaggaggaggaggaggaggagattcaAGAGGATGAGGAGGATGTTGCGCAACCACAGCAACATCCTAAGCCGAAGGAGAAAGTCTCAATTAAACCAAGCGCGCGACACATTTCACCCATGCGTTTGCAGCTTACTCGTCTACCCGGTGGGAAATCCAAAGGTGAACCTAAAGATGGCGGCAAAGTTCTATTCGGATATGATAGCTCGTGGGCCCGTACCATCAACGAGACAATTGTAACAATCTCACCTTTGCTTTTTATATGATTTTTTGATATTTAATTTCTTATGTTTTAATTATATTTGTTTGtcttttgtaggatcataagaatgtcACACGTCTATTTAAACACCAATCTTCTTatgcaaaaatgaaaaaatggccCCCAGAAGGTGAATGTCCAAGAGTGAGATCCATTATTGAAAACTCAGGTTTGTATGTTGTCGTTCAAAATTCTGTGATTGCATATGACAACCATGAGATCACTAATAAAATTGtttgaatatataaatatatcgATTCAGTTAAGGTAAACGTACCAAATCAGTCATATAGTGTTGGGAGGTATCCGGACCCAATGTGGATACGGGTACTGGTTGAATGCTTTGTCGTACTACCAActaataaaaaaacataaaaccaTCAACAGAGGGTCGTCCAGATCTTATATGCCCAAATGAAGACTATTCACGAACAATATTAACGACTCTTAACAGATTAACGACTCCTCACAAATATATTAACGACTCTAAACATACTAAGGAGTCGTTGGGTTATATATATAACCAATGCCGACTCTTCATGCAGTTAATGCAGAATTTCAAAATCAAAGATATGTTTGATTCCTAGGAGCAGTTATTGCTATTTATTGAAAAAAGGAAAcggttttattcaaaaaaaagtAGTCGTTGAGTACATTtttgctataaatagagacccaTCTCTTCCAAACTTATTCACCCATCACTTTCAATCATCCTAAATTAGTCACCCATCACTTTCAAACACTAAAAATGACTCCAACTCCGTTCAATAATCTAGAAGATGTTGCTATTGTTAGAGCACACACCACTCTCACAAAGCACTCCGTTGAGGAAGCGCAATGGGTGACCAGTAACGAAGACCCAACAAGAGGGCCTTACCTTGGGCATGATCAAAACACCAATGCTTGGTGGAaacgtgtgtttaaggtttttaaagCACTAAACGGAAATCTTTATAGGAGGACGCTCCCGCAGATAAGGGAAAGGTACGCTTATTTATACAATGAATGTGTATTGCTGAGAAACGAATTGAAAGCTCGTAAGGACGCTATGCAATACGAAGACCGCATGAGTAGAGTAAGTTTGTGAATCAATAGGCCGTTCatgaaaaattatttatttggttatgattattcaacaacaacactAACTTATTAAAATAATTGTTTTTCCAGTGTTCGTTGGGTCGGAACCAATACGAATTAAGGTACGACCATGAATTTTTGCACGAGGACTGCTACACTCTCTTGGAGGAAGTTGAATGGCAATTCGCCCAATATAATTAATCTCGTATACATTTTCTAGCGCAATGTATTGAACTATTTTATGTCTTTTCCTTATATTTTATTTCATAGTACATGTATGTTTCTTTTCAATTCAATAATACTAGTTCAACCATAAATATTCCAACCAAGGGTCGTCATGGACATAAATAAAAAATGACGACCCTTCACAAATCATCTTTTTGATCCCAAGTGTCGTCAACCAATCTTTTGAAGATTAACGACTTTTGTGATAGAAATATGAGCATTATAAAAGTGTTGTCAATCTGCTAAAACGAGAATTGTCGACACTTTAAGCTCATTTGACGACTCCCAACATAAAGTAACGACTCCGGTGCGAGATTATATGCACCATTCTGCTAAGTTTTCTTTTAAAGTCGTTCAGTTCTATATGTCCAACCTGACGACGTAATATAGAGACTCTAAAAGTCGTTTAGTTGTAAACGTGAACTTTTAACGACTCAAGACACTGCTAGCATTTATTGGGGAATTGAACTCTACCAAATGTGGTTGAGGCAGTTGGCTCGTTCAATTCTATAAATACAGACCCATATCTCACCTCTTCCTTACCAAAACCATAATTATCAaccttctcttctccttctcatttattcatcatccaagaggaaaaaaagagaaacaccATGACTCCCTACACTCCTGAAGAGAATTGTGCCATTACGAGAGCTTGGTTCACAGTCACAaaccactttgaaagtctatacaaaggcattgatgaaacatcggatgcttggtggaaccgcgtaTTCATCATTTTTGTGGTGTTGGACGGAAATcgcaactcaaggtctttgaaacaagtcaaggaacTCTTCAAGGAGATAAAATTCAagtgtgatgttttgaaaagagaatttacGGCCGTAAGGGAAGCCTTTTCGGATATGTTGGGTACTCTAAGAGTAAGTAtttaaacaagaggtaaaacttatccAGAACTTTGATCGATACTAACCAAATATGTCTGCGTTTTCAGATGAAGAAGGCGTATGCATACTACGAGCTGCTTCGTGGGAAAAAGTTTGAGTTACACGATTACTATTTTATCTTACATGGAACCATGTATAATTACATGCTTTTTGATTGAGTCTAGAAGTGCATCGTTATCATGTATTTTATTTAACCTTATGAactatcatgtattgtatttaaACCTATGAACGATGTATGACTTTCAGGATTCAATGAAATGTTGCTATGAATtaagaaattattaaaaaaaaaaaagttttagtgGTCAATTTTTTCAGACGTACGGAACAATGACTCTTAGTTAATATGAAAGGTTCGTCCGTTTAGAGTAATGCTAAACTAACGACCCTTAGTTACATAGAGTAAAAGGTAATTTAGTCGTTGGGTTCTAAATATATTGAGTTAACGACTCTAGATGACCTAAAAGATGGAGTCGTCATCTTTTTCAAACTatattaacgatttttcataactgcagattggagtcgtcaattatttcaaagttggttgacgatttttcataacctgcacaTTGGAGTCGTTTTTAGGGTGCTAAGTCACGGACGAGTCAGAAGAGTCGTTAGTTAATTATACTCCCGACCTAACGACCCTCACACTGAGTTGTTGCATATtgaccatgaatcgaccacttggagcaccattcatgcgatttgaagagtataggaagtttacctgattgttttgagctccggGTTCTTCATATGGAGAaatggttccttcattttgagcaatatgatcTTCATTTCCACCATTATTTGaggcttcctctattaacatcttttcatcaaacatccaatccataggattagttgagacaatctcaccACCAATACAATCATGTATGTTGTTTGAATCTTCACCtgcatcatttcctccactagaatcactcattttaaataaccctaaattttcccccaaaactcaCTTTCTTCCTCTCTCCAACacaaaaaacacaatttttcataTAACAAAATTTAATCCCACCATCTGATTTTAATCCAACTAAATCATTACcaattaattaacttaacttaatcaCTAATTAACACTAATGATTAGGGGTAGCTTAGCCATTTCAAAAAAatggggataagggataacccccaattactatttcatgaccttttttttaTCCTGTAGCTAGgggtccccaattatttttcAGGGCCCCCAATTAAGCCTCGTTTGAAATCCGTGTACGCAAAGCAACATAACGGCTTTTCTTCCAAAAttggttttcaattgatttgagtTGTTGCATGTGTCATCTGATATAATTTGTTTCCTTAGGCTaactcctatgggctagattggagtgctagattggccaaaaagtgttgcaaatcaagaaaaaaagtgttggaaaaaagttaacagtgatagttctctcacctagcaagtgctcgcagtccaactatcagcgagattgaaacgctgaaccgttcggcgctcaaaaagtgacATAAACGTCGAACCATTCGGCGCTCtatatattttactaattttTGAGGGAGAATGTGAtggagagagaagaaaaagagggagagagagaggggAAAAAGAGAGAGAACGTGGTGGAGGgagaaaaaaaaggagagaagGGAAAAAATTGGAGAGAGAGTGATAATGAttagtttttaaaaaaataaaattatgtagcGCCGAATCATTCGACGTTTAGTGTTGTTTTATTCAGCGTTTCGCTGCTAGATTATCAATCttataggacttaggaggtttcccagactgacgtggatggccaatctaacaGCTAAATATCTAGCCCGTAAGACTAAGCCTTAAGCTAATTTATTCTCTCGGAATTTAATTTTCTACCGTTTTAAAAATATATCTCGTATGCTACAGACTCACGGGGAAATAAAAATTCCCCAGTGGTTGTTTTTCATTTCTAACTAGAGTTTTGTTTCCCTTATTTTTGTTCCTCTATTACTTTAATGAAGTTCACTCttcaaaaatcataaaaagattAATTAATAACAAATTGACTTAATTCTTGGAGCGTGGCTTGCTtgagtttgtttattttgatagacGGGATTATTGGGTATCAACACAAAGCAATATACTCtactttatgttattttattttttctgtaGCAAGCAGTATACTTTGTGATAAGAAGCTCATAATTTTaacaattttatgtatttttttttcggaaaattggtcatttgttcaaatatttttaaaacatggttctaatggacgagtaaaaattagtatgggtgaaatggacacgaagaaaataacaataatgaaattggattcatcctgacttaaacttaaaaaaagtacgaggatgaaattggatgcatcctaatgtaaattaaaaataagaaaaaatatttgaaaatggccAGGATGatattgtttacatcctggctatttttacattttcgttcatttaaacaatatcaaactttacatgtctttttcacccagaaattgtcattattgggttaattgaccaattttgtgtttttttttcttttaatagaaaataagatacattatattaagaacttaaactaaaTTTTACATAACATTTCCAAACTCGTGAGCGGAGACTCGATCCGCTGACCTCCTACTTGGTAGTCAGGTTCCTAGCCAACTTGGCTAACTCCTAATGGTTAATTTTATATGTTCTCGTTCGTAGGTATGTTGGTTAATCAAACTACAAGGTGgtattaatttgttttatttatGTTAGGTTATTTAAATTTGAAGTCTTAGGAAATTTATTCGAGAATATGACGGTTATCATTAGACATTTAATGCGAAACTTGGGAGTAAGATGATCTCTAGATTAAAAATTGTCATAAAATTGTTcaattaatgaaaattatctcCTTATTTGCAGAAAATTGTGCAATATAATAAAAGTGTAATTGGACGGTCAGACTCTAAGAGCATCTCCAGGATCCTCAGTGTATTTCATAGATGGGCATTTGGAAAGACATTCTGTTGTTGATGTTTGATgaaattttccttaattttagcgaatttaagaaaatcatttctgccggtgtcactgtagtacagtgaccagtgacctgagttcgaatCTCGATAACATCAAATTTTttgtcaatcaaaaaaaaaaaaacatttccaaCGGGGATATGAATTAGTAAATCGTTTGCCTATTTGTAAGACTATAATTGTTTAGGCAGTTTTAGAACTATAAATTTGTAAAAAGTAAACTTGAAACTACTCAATTAGTTTGGATAAAGTATGACTAGGATCTTCGCATCCTCTAAGAGATCTTCCaagctaagagcatctccaacgggaGGTTGTGATGTTCCTGTTTTAACGTAATAAGTTACTTTTCTTAAAAAGAATCTCCAACGGAAAATTAAAAAGAGGATGTGAAGCTTATGTGGCAGGCGGTTGGATTTACATCCGttaacccatcctctggttttaGAGGATTTAAACAATCCAGTTGCCTAATATTTAGGAAAAAGAATATTTTGTGCCTATCAATATATGACGACTGTAATATTGCTTCTACACATTGTTAATGGTTGGAGATCATTATCTTAAACTTCCTAAAACTAAGGAAATTTTCAATAAAAGTGCACAAATTCACCCATCTGCAATAAAAGGACACAGATGtttcattggagatgctctaactgTTTGACACCTAATCCTCACATTCTTTGTTCACATTCCCGTTGGGGActaatttttattaaattttcaataaattcTAGGTGgccaagaatttaggaatttaACATCCTCCCAACGAAGATGctttaagagcttctccaatgatcATTGTGTGTGTTCCCAAGTAGTAACATAATCAAGAATTCTCTTTCCcattttagtttaatttttcaTTTAAATTTGGGAGAAAAAATATCCATCTCCAATCCTATTGTTTTGACTTCTTTCTTAGGTGTCAATTTTATCTTCAATAAAtttaaagttttatttttggattttaaaaaaattcttcGGAACTGAATTTCCCTCCAACCATTATTATGGCGGAAAAATTAATTTGATAGTCAAAACTCCCTCCAAAATTGAGCTTTAGGTTTTGTCTGTAAAAGGCGGATACTATGTCTACCTTCACACAAACTTTGATATGTTATTCTGAATTCTATAAATagcaaaattaaaaaataaaatcggTGAGTTAGGTTTTCagtaattgtttttctttttcttatcaatACTAGTATAGCGTGCATCCGCGATGCGTCTGCGGATTTGTTGTTCTGTTACAAAGGGTGATTCGCTTGCCGTCCTGTTCTCAAAAAATTTGACTTTTTGTAAAATGTTGTACCACTGATACTTGGTAATCCTCCCGACGTTAGCTTTGGTAAAGTTTTTTCCTGAGAAATGGCTTCAGCTGCTTGATGAGAATGCATTATTGAACCTATCTGTGCTAGCAAAGACGCACGCTCTATGCAAGTGCCCGCTCAATTCCACCTATAAATTTCTTTATTCGATACCGCTTGAACCCATCATTAGTCTCCATGCAATCCAGAGGGATACACTCGTTTTTTCCAATTTAAAAATAACACACGTGTCGAAGCTTAAGCGTCTAAGCATCTAGTATGATGCTTAAAGCTACACTGAATTTCTCACGTTACACCTGATCATATGCTTTACCTACACGTGTCACTTATTAGATGCACAAATTCAAGATCTCTTCCCATATGACTTATCGCCTTTTCGTCGCCTCCCTCTCTGAATCACCACCATCAGCCACACAACTAAATCATTACTACTACAGAAAACACATCTACATcccaccaccaccatttccaACTCAAAACGGCACCACCACGACCTCTCTTATTCATTCCCCAGTCTATCTAGCAACTACTTATCTATTAATAAATCATTTGTAATTAGAATTCATGAAAATGTGTAGTTACTG
Above is a genomic segment from Papaver somniferum cultivar HN1 chromosome 10, ASM357369v1, whole genome shotgun sequence containing:
- the LOC113319333 gene encoding serine/threonine-protein kinase VPS15-like, with product MLSCDCKISMQNHHSSFSEMLTLTILLMIPSLSQTEADIGSAEGEQQYPTCTAKCTVEVVAELVMDPKQTPNIRRALLQDSGKLCCFFGHRQSNDSVTHPPSFQ